In Haliaeetus albicilla chromosome 3, bHalAlb1.1, whole genome shotgun sequence, the following are encoded in one genomic region:
- the FIGNL1 gene encoding fidgetin-like protein 1: METPTHSTVHLSDWQKSYFAITSGTCTPAQKADEYRAKILHIQYAWANSEISQVCAANLFKKYAEKYSAIIDSDNIETGLNNYAENILTLAKCQQNDSDKWQSALTTDNVFELKCVQERMQAGKNFQSSQMAPTDACVLADKGVSASAAPGLPKLGIFSSTKETELCAGLAKCASRGPELLEHPSSSKSLQSSVPLVTKALDTLPASSASLNEQVPTGFQATPLFASKEVASSSSLKMSASCRDGQNLSLSDQSAVPAWSTSSGKRKAFYGLADEGSTVIPSLAPCQASISTETSSFSGYRNRNEESGVPGFRTAKEQLWVDQQRKSQNLPQRAPVSSYGGVKKSLGAGRSRGPFGKFVPPVPKQDGNENGGAQCKPRARGPTDPSLPVDERLKNIEPKMVELIMHEIMDHGPPVNWDDIAGVEFAKATIKEIVVWPMLRPDIFTGLRGPPKGILLFGPPGTGKTLIGKCIACQSGATFFSISASSLTSKWVGEGEKMVRALFTVARCQQPAVIFIDEIDSLLSQRGDGEHESSRRIKTEFLVQLDGATTSSEDRILVVGATNRPQEIDEAARRRLVKRLYIPLPEASARKQIVTRLMSKEHCSLNEEEIELIVKKSSGFSGADMTQLCREASLGPIRSLQSTDIATIMPDQVRPIAFLDFESAFRTVRPSVSSKDLELYETWNQTYGCGR; encoded by the coding sequence ATGGAAACCCCCACTCACAGCACCGTGCACCTGAGCGACTGGCAGAAAAGTTACTTTGCTATTACCTCTGGCACCTGCACACCTGCACAGAAGGCAGATGAATACCGTGCCAAAATCCTGCATATTCAGTATGCATGGGCAAACTCCGAGATCTCTCAGGTCTGTGCTGCCaacctgtttaaaaaatatgcagagaaaTACTCTGCAATTATTGACTCTGACAACATAGAGACTGGCTTGAATAACtatgctgaaaacattttgactTTGGCAAAGTGTCAGCAAAATGACAGTGACAAGTGGCAATCTGCCTTGACAACAGATAATGTATTTGAATTAAAGTGTGTGCAAGAGAGGATGCAGGCTGGCAAAAATTTCCAAAGCTCTCAGATGGCACCAACAGATGCCTGTGTACTAGCTGATAAAGGGGTCagtgcctctgctgctccaggTCTTCCTAAACTCGGTATCTTCAGCAGCACCAAAGAGACTGAGCTCTGTGCTGGCTTAGCAAAATGTGCAAGTCGGGGACCAGAGCTGCTTGAGCATCCCTCATCTTCAAAGTCTCTTCAAAGCAGCGTGCCTCTTGTGACCAAAGCTTTGGATACACTTCCTGCCTCTTCAGCCTCCTTAAATGAACAGGTTCCTACAGGTTTCCAGGCAACTCCTTTATTTGCAAGTAAAGAAGTGGCAAGTAGTAGTTCTCTGAAAATGTCGGCTAGCTGTCGCGATGGACAAAATTTGTCTCTTTCCGATCAGTCAGCTGTACCTGCATGGTCCACAagttctggaaaaagaaaagcgtTTTATGGTCTGGCTGATGAAGGCAGCACGGTGATTCCTAGCCTTGCCCCATGCCAGGCTTCCATTAGTACAGAAACCAGTAGTTTTTCAGGGtatagaaacagaaatgaagagaGTGGTGTTCCTGGTTTTAGAACTGCGAAAGAACAGCTGTGGGTGGATCAGCAAAGGAAATCTCAAAACCTACCCCAGCGTGCACCAGTCTCGTCATATGGAGGTGTAAAAAAATCACTGGGTGCAGGCCGATCTCGGGGTCCGTTTGGCAAATTTGTTCCTCCAGTTCCAAAACAAGACGGAAACGAAAACGGAGGAGCACAGTGTAAGCCTCGTGCAAGAGGACCAACAGATCCATCGCTGCCTGTAGATGAACGACTGAAAAACATAGAACCAAAAATGGTTGAACTCATTATGCATGAGATCATGGACCATGGGCCTCCTGTCAACTGGGATGACATTGCCGGAGTTGAATTTGCTAAAGCTACTATAAAAGAAATAGTAGTCTGGCCTATGCTGAGGCCAGACATTTTCACTGGGTTACGTGGTCCTCCTAAAGGAATTCTTCTCTTTGGCCCCCCTGGGACTGGCAAGACTCTTATAGGCAAGTGCATCGCATGCCAGTCTGGAGCGACTTTTTTTAGCATCAGTGCCTCTTCTCTGACTTCCAAATGGGTAGGCGAGGGGGAAAAGATGGTCCGTGCACTGTTCACTGTGGCGCGATGTCAACAGCCAGCAGTGATTTTCATTGATGAAATTGATTCTCTGTTGTCTCAGCGTGGAGATGGGGAGCATGAGTCGTCGAGAAGGATAAAAACTGAATTTCTGGTCCAGTTAGATGGGGCAACAACCTCCTCTGAAGATCGTATTCTAGTGGTTGGAGCAACAAATCGACCCCAAGAAATCGATGAAGCTGCCCGAAGGAGACTAGTGAAGAGACTGTACATTCCTCTTCCAGAAGCCTCAGCTAGGAAGCAGATTGTCACCCGTCTAATGTCAAAGGAGCACTGCTCCCTAAATGAAGAGGAAATCGAACTCATAGTTAAGAAATCGAGTGGATTTTCAGGGGCAGACATGACACAGCTCTGTCGAGAAGCTTCTCTGGGGCCTATCCGCAGTCTTCAGTCCACGGACATTGCAACCATCATGCCAGACCAAGTACGGCCTATTGCTTTCCTGGACTTTGAGAGTGCCTTCAGAACCGTGCGGCCCAGCGTCTCCTCGAAGGACCTAGAGCTGTATGAAACCTGGAACCAGACATATGGCTGCGGTAGATAA